From Bos taurus isolate L1 Dominette 01449 registration number 42190680 breed Hereford chromosome 29, ARS-UCD2.0, whole genome shotgun sequence, a single genomic window includes:
- the SNX19 gene encoding sorting nexin-19 isoform X4 has translation MKTETEILAPERPAGPGVSHLLSSRKLVALGAVLGWLLVIHLLVNVWLLCLLSALLLVLGGWLGSDAIVGASGRLHLERFIPMAVCPPNPEAERQLEQEIDRTIRMIMRDFVSSWYRTVSQEPAFEEEMEAAMRGLVQELRRRMARVDSHALAQRVLTLCGCHLQSYIQAKEAAGKQSGPGEPSQLWEAYCRASAPHPAVQSPSAEVTYTRGIVNVLLQGLVPKPHLETRTGRHIVVELITCNVILPLISKLSDPDWIHLVLVGIFSKARTNPAGVANPLCPASALEQPSVPTSLPLIVEIQGLAEAPSPAAAPVLLSCSEPDGPSHPSPDIEEGHEALEGDLGGVLEERKVENSSSHFLQPLFLSEDAELESPLSELSKETIMLMTPGPFLSASIQDALCALGGSQPLEPKDGKGPEGIEGAEAEEGPGTETEPGLLASMLNSCPEIQIDTADKEGEQGNDACLTTLLPSPERICPPRPSCLEKDLTNGGSSLDSSLPQVLLSSSPPGPLSSATFNFESLGSPDGPVVIQNLRITGTITAREHSGTGFHPYTLYTVKYETALDGESSGGLQHVAYHTVNRRYREFLNLQTRLEEKSDLRKFIKNVKGPKKLFPDLPFGNMDSDRVEARKSLLESFLKQLCAIPEIANSEEMQEFLALNTDARIAFVKKPFVVSRIDKMVVSAIVDTLKTAFPRSEPQSPTEELSEAETENKPQTEGKKASKSRLRFSSSKIAPALNITEAHEKVLYCLQDSGVESETLSVSGMESFIEKQAKLLEVQPADAPGRDSEQTAEGCVDGRVSDAAAPAQGLSSSDPGTETELADTALDLLVLLLMEQWRWLCTESVQKVLHLVFGTLIQSVQSP, from the exons ATGAAGACAGAGACGGAGATCCTGGCGCCGGAGCGCCCGGCCGGGCCCGGCGTCAGTCACCTGCTGAGTAGCCGGAAGCTAGTGGCCCTGGGGGCCGTACTCGGCTGGCTCCTGGTCATCCACCTCCTGGTCAACGTGTGGCTTCTGTGCCTTCTGTCTGCGTTGCTGCTGGTGCTGGGAGGATGGCTGGGCTCTGACGCCATCGTGGGGGCTTCAGGGCGGCTGCACCTGGAGCGCTTCATCCCAATGGCCGTCTGCCCCCCAAACCCGGAGGCTGAGAGGCAGCTGGAGCAGGAGATCGACCGCACCATCCGGATGATCATGCGGGACTTCGTGTCGTCCTGGTACCGCACGGTGAGCCAGGAGCCAGCCTTCgaggaggagatggaggcagCCATGCGAGGGCTGGTCCAGGAGCTCCGGAGGAGGATGGCCAGGGTGGACAGCCATGCTCTTGCCCAGAGGGTTCTGACTCTCTGCGGTTGTCACCTGCAGAGCTATATTCAGGCGAAGGAGGCCGCAGGGAAACAGAGTGGCCCAGGGGAGCCCTCCCAGCTCTGGGAGGCTTACTGCCGGGCCAGCGCTCCACACCCTGCAGTGCAGAGCCCCAGCGCTGAGGTCACCTACACACGTGGCATCGTGAATGTGTTGCTTCAAGGACTAGTGCCAAAGCCTCACTTGGAGACCCGGACTGGCAGGCACATAGTGGTGGAACTCATCACTTGCAATGTCATCTTACCACTGATCAGCAAGCTCTCGGATCCGGACTGGATCCACCTTGTACTCGTGGGCATCTTCTCCAAGGCCAGAACTAACCCAGCAGGAGTGGCTAATCCACTCTGCCCAGCCAGTGCCCTGGAACAGCCCTCAGTGCCCACATCTCTGCCGCTGATTGTTGAGATCCAGGGTCTCGCAGAAGCCCCTTCTCCAGCAGCAGCCCCAGTGCTCCTAAGCTGTAGTGAACCAGACGGGCCTTCACACCCCTCCCCAGACATTGAAGAAGGCCATGAAGCGCTGGAGGGAGATCTAGGGGGAGTGCTGGAGGAGAGAAAAGTCGAAAACAGCTCTTCTCATTTCCTGCAGCCTCTGTTCTTGTCTGAAGATGCAGAGCTGGAGTCCCCGTTGTCTGAACTGAGCAAAGAAACCATCATGCTCATGACCCCAGGCCCCTTCCTCTCTGCCAGTATTCAGGATGCCCTGTGTGCCCTCGGGGGCTCCCAGCCTCTGGAGCCTAAGGATGGCAAGGGACCCGAAGGAATAGAAGGAGCAGAAGCTGAGGAGGGTCCAGGAACAGAAACAGAGCCGGGCCTGCTTGCCTCCATGCTGAATTCCTGCCCAGAGATCCAGATTGACACAGCGGACAAGGAGGGAGAGCAGGGAAATGACGCCTGTCTCACAACTTTGCTGCCCAGTCCAGAGAGGATATGCCCCCCACGCCCCTCGTGTTTAGAGAAGGATCTCACCAATGGTGGGAGCTCCCTGGACTCCAGTCTGCCACAGGTTCTGCTCTCCTCCTCTCCACCTGGACCCCTCAGCTCAGCCACCTTCAACTTCGAGTCCCTGGGCAGTCCAGACGGCCCCGTGGTCATCCAGAACCTTCGCATCACTGGCACCATTACTGCTCGAGAGCACAGTGGCACCGGTTTCCACCCATACACGCTCTACACGGTGAAG TATGAGACGGCCCTCGACGGCGAGAGCAGCGGCGGCCTGCAGCATGTGGCCTACCACACCGTGAACCGCCGCTACCGCGAGTTCCTGAACCTGCAGACCCGTCTGGAGGAGAAATCGGATCTCCGAAAGTTCATCAAAA atgtgaagGGCCCTAAAAAGCTCTTTCCAGATCTTCCATTTGGAAACATGGACAGTGACAGGGTGGAAGCCCGCAAGAGCCTCTTGGAATCGTTTCTAAAG CAACTCTGTGCCATTCCTGAGATCGCGAACAGTGAGGAGATGCAGGAGTTCCTTGCTCTCAACACAGATGCTCGTATTGCCTTTGTCAAGAAGCCGTTTGTGGTCTCCAGAATAGACAAG ATGGTGGTGAGTGCTATCGTGGACACGTTGAAGACCGCGTTCCCTCGCTCTGAGCCCCAGAGCCCTACAGAGGAGCTGAGTGAGGCCGAGACAGAAAATAAGCCCCAGACAGAAGGCAAGAAGGCTTCCAA ATCCAGATTGAGGTTCTCATCCAGTAAAATTGCTCCAGCACTGAATATAACTGAGGCACACGAGAAGGTTCTCTACTGTCTCCAGGACAGCGGTGTG GAGTCAGAGACCCTCTCCGTGTCTGGGATGGAATCCTTTATTGAAAAACAGGCAAAGTTACTAGAAGTGCAGCCAGCAGATGCTCCCGGAAGAGATTCTGAACAGACTGCTGAGGGGTGTGTGGACGGTCGTGTGTCAGATGCTGCTGCTCCAGCCCAAGGCCTCAGCAGCAGTGATCCAG GAACAGAGACCGAGTTGGCTGACACAGCCCTGGACCTGCTTGTCTTGCTGCTCATGGAACAGTGGCGATGGCTGTGTACAGAGAGTGTGCAGAAAGTTCTTCATCTTGTCTTCGGGACCCTAATCCAGAG TGTACAGTCACCGTGA